CATACAACGCCGCCATGGACTCCAACAGCTTCCTCAAAAACTCTTTCCACAAGTTCCCCTACCCCACCAAAGCTGAGCTCTGCTACTTGACCGTGGTGACAAAGTACCCAGAAGAGCAGCTGAAGATCTGGTTCACTGCCCAGAGGTTGAAGCAGGGCATCAGCTGGTCACCAGAGGAGATCGAAGATGCCAGGAAGAAGATGTTCAACACTGTTATTCAGTCCGTGCCACAACCCACCATTACAGTTTTGAACACGCCGCTGGTTGCGAATCCTGGGACCGTCCCCCATCTTATTCAGGCGACTTTACCGGGCCATGTGGTGGGGCAGCCGGAGGGGACGGGGGGTCTGCTGGTCACGCAGCCCATCATGGCAAATGGGTTGAAGGGCACCAGCTCCTCCTTCACCTTGGCAGTGACTTCCGTCCCCAAGCCGCAGCCGGCAGCGCAGCACGGCACAGTGAGCTCCAGCAACGCGTCGGGGGTGAAGGTGGTCAACAGCGGCCAGTCACTGCTCACCGCCTGCCCAGCGATCTCCTCGCAGACCTTCCTGGATCCCAACATGTACAAAAACAAGAAGTCCCACGAGCAGCTCTTGGCCTTGAAAGGCAGCTTCTGCAGAAACCAGTTCCCTGGCCAGGCCGAAGTCGAGCGACTGACAAAAATCACAGGACTTTCCACCAAGGAGATTCGAAAATGGTTCAGTGATAGGAGGTACCACTACAGGAATGTGAGAGGCGGCCGGGCCGTCTTCCCTGGAGACAGCGCTCTTGATTCCCTGCCCGAAATAACCTTCGACGTCTCGGCCAAaggagctgagctgagccctGCGGCAGCAGCGGCCACGCCGGCCCCTCACCACCCGCCGCGGCGGCAGTCATGGCACCAGGCGCCCGACTTCACACCGACCAAGTACAAAGAGCGGGCGCCAGAGCAGCTGAAGGCCCTGGAGAGCAGTTTTGCCCAAAATCCCCTTCCTGCGGAGGAAGAGGTGAACCGCCTGAGGGGAGAAACAAAGATGACGCGGAGGGAGATTGATAGCTGGTTCTcggagagaaggaagaagaaggtggcagaggaaaataAGAAAGTGGAGGAGGCGGCTCGGCAGGATGAGGACGAGGCGGAAAATggcggtggggaaggggaggactcctcgGATGAGCTGAGGGCCGCGAGTGAAAACGGCTCAGTCGACGCCTCCGGCAACAACCCAAACTCAATGGAGCGGAAAGTGAGTCCCATCAAAATCAACCTGAAAAACCTGCGAGTGACCGAGTCCAATGGCAAAAGTGAGTTACCAGGGGCTGGTGCAAACGAGAAAGGGGACGTCAGCTCCAGCCGGCCACCCACCCCTCCGAAAACCaaactgaactttaaaaaaacagccCAGCAGCGGCATCTGCTGAAGCAAATGTTCGTGCAGACCCAGCGGCCCACGAACCAGGAGTACGACGCCATCGTTTCCCAGACAGGTCTGCCGCGGGCTGAGGTCATTCGCTGGTTTGGGGACAGCCGGTATGGCTACAAGAACGGGCAGCTGAAGTGGTATGAGA
The sequence above is drawn from the Strix uralensis isolate ZFMK-TIS-50842 chromosome 18, bStrUra1, whole genome shotgun sequence genome and encodes:
- the ZHX3 gene encoding zinc fingers and homeoboxes protein 3, with translation MASKRKSTTPCMIPVKTLVLQETELDAVEDDREGTQQDAPAEGPAASDAGASNSNNGALSNGHRGIADGDTYICKSCDFGSQDVHHFFGHLDSEHLDFSKDPAFACVACNFLANSHEGLSHHNAESHAGETSFIWRVAKQDNHTTVEQSLCEAASSHDLPGEVPEEGVDGQSEIIITKTPIMKIMKGKPEAKKIHTLKENVSSQLGSEPEVKDGEHSFPNGSVPVSQPTASSTKSSHIVNGSIIGNVPVLQAGVAQLVSLQQQPPLHQQLPTSKSLPKVMIPLSSIPTYNAAMDSNSFLKNSFHKFPYPTKAELCYLTVVTKYPEEQLKIWFTAQRLKQGISWSPEEIEDARKKMFNTVIQSVPQPTITVLNTPLVANPGTVPHLIQATLPGHVVGQPEGTGGLLVTQPIMANGLKGTSSSFTLAVTSVPKPQPAAQHGTVSSSNASGVKVVNSGQSLLTACPAISSQTFLDPNMYKNKKSHEQLLALKGSFCRNQFPGQAEVERLTKITGLSTKEIRKWFSDRRYHYRNVRGGRAVFPGDSALDSLPEITFDVSAKGAELSPAAAAATPAPHHPPRRQSWHQAPDFTPTKYKERAPEQLKALESSFAQNPLPAEEEVNRLRGETKMTRREIDSWFSERRKKKVAEENKKVEEAARQDEDEAENGGGEGEDSSDELRAASENGSVDASGNNPNSMERKVSPIKINLKNLRVTESNGKSELPGAGANEKGDVSSSRPPTPPKTKLNFKKTAQQRHLLKQMFVQTQRPTNQEYDAIVSQTGLPRAEVIRWFGDSRYGYKNGQLKWYENYRRGVFPPGLVEVSPTGREVLEDYYEKHKGLREEDVPSLCERSHLSAQQLKVWFAVKVEEESRGAVPEEASAGETAGSRKGPCEAGSEVSESSESWETGGQEGSAGTPDTPGPPPAARLETD